The following are encoded together in the Prionailurus viverrinus isolate Anna chromosome B3, UM_Priviv_1.0, whole genome shotgun sequence genome:
- the ODF3L1 gene encoding outer dense fiber protein 3-like protein 1 — translation MKLAKGAKNSVFYGQHPEEKVQVPSRQEVKQTPVIMAMIKGPGPAKYLRPSCTGYVDHDISMFQEPAYSLHTRHSEKRVTDICSPGPCYFFDPKITRFGMSSCTQVPMGERISNLCLSPIPASCHYDLEKTHPPGERRAPQYAFGYRWPYRVTDPNPAPNKYQLPLLLGPNNPVSRAAPCYSLASEHKNWFYKENVAGGPGPATRSRPEPSVYQNRSPSYSMAKRFAYPMDHTPRPGPGSHDVQKVTVHKPRTPAFTMGVKHSPHLCPLVIDIHD, via the exons ATGAAGCTGGCCAAGGGGGCCAAGAACTCTGTGTTCTATGGGCAGCACCCAGAGGAGAAGGTTCAGGTGCCGTCACGGCAAGAGGTAAAGCAGACCCCTGTGATCATGGCAATGATCAAAG GTCCGGGCCCTGCCAAATACCTCCGGCCATCCTGCACGGGTTATGTAGACCATGACATCTCCATGTTCCAGGAGCCAGCCTACAGTCTGCACACACGGCACTCGGAGAAGC GGGTCACAGACATTTGCAGCCCTGGGCCTTGCTATTTCTTCGATCCCAAAATAACTCGGTTTGGAATGTCCAGCTGCACGCAGGTCCCTATGGGAGAGCGCATCTCTAACCTGT GCCTGAGCCCCATCCCAGCCTCCTGCCATTACGACCTAGAGAAGACCCACCCACCTGGGGAACGTAGGGCTCCCCAGTATGCTTTCGGCTACCGGTGGCCGTACCGGGTGACAGACCCCAACCCAGCCCCCAACAAGTACCAGCTGCCACTCTTGCTGGGGCCCAATAACCCTGTCAGCCGAGCTGCTCCTTGCTATAGCTTGGCCTCTGAGCACAAGAACTGGTTCTACAAGGAGAATGTGGCTGGAGGCCCTGGGCCGGCCACACGCTCCCGGCCTGAGCCCTCTGTCTACCAGAACCGCAGCCCCAGCTATAGCATGGCCAAGCGATTTGCCTACCCGATGGACCACACACCTCGGCCTGGCCCTGGCTCCCACGATGTCCAGAAGGTCACGGTGCACAAACCCCGAACACCCGCTTTCACCATGGGCGTCAAGCACTCACCCCACCTGTGCCCGCTGGTCATCGACATTCACGACTAA